Proteins encoded within one genomic window of Triticum aestivum cultivar Chinese Spring chromosome 2D, IWGSC CS RefSeq v2.1, whole genome shotgun sequence:
- the LOC123052855 gene encoding leucine-rich repeat receptor-like serine/threonine-protein kinase At1g17230, with product MATVAHFLLKIFLFAVLSSAVAAAEQKETEAAALREFKRALVDVDGRLSSWDDAASPCGWAGIACSLAREVTGVTLHGLGLGLGGALSPAVCALPRLAVLNVSKNALSGPVPAGLAACRALEVLDLSTNSLHGAIPPELCALPSLRRLFLSENLLTGEIPADIGNLTALEELVIYTNNLTGGIPASVRTLQRLRVVRAGLNDLSGPIPVEISECGNLEVLGLAQNSLAGTLPRELSRLKNLSTLILWQNALTGEIPPELGNCTNLEMLALNDNAFTGGVPRELGALPMLVKLYIYRNHLDGAIPKELGNLQSAVEIDLSENKLTGAIPSELGKIQTLRLLHLFENRLQGSIPRELGKLGVIRRIDLSINNLTGAIPMEFQNLPCLEYLQLFDNQIHGAIPPLLGARSTLSVLDLSDNRLTGSIPPHLCRHQKLIFLSLGSNRLIGNIPPGVKACKTLTQLRLGGNMLTGSLPVELSAMQNLSALEMNQNRFSGPIPPEVGKFRSIERLILSGNYFVGQVPAGIGNLTELVAFNISSNQLTGPIPRELARCTKLQRLDLSRNSFTGLIPRELGTLVNLEQLKLSDNSLNGTIPASFGGLSRLTELQMGGNRLSGPVPVELGKLNALQIALNLSYNMLSGEIPTQLGNLRMLEYLFLNNNELQGEVPSSFTELSSLMECNLSYNNLVGSLPSTLLFQHLDSSNFLGNNGLCGIKGKACPANSVYASSEAASRNKRFLREKIISVASIVVILVSLLLIALVCWLLKSNMPKLVSTEERKTGFSGPHYFLKERITYQELLKATGSFSESAVIGRGASGTVYKAVMPDGRRVAVKKLRCQGEGSSVDRSFRAEITTLGNVRHRNIVKLYGFCSNQDSNLILYEYMENGSLGELLHGTKDAYLLDWDTRYRIAFGAAEGLRYLHSDCKPKVIHRDIKSNNILLDEMMEAHVGDFGLAKIIDISNSRTMSAVAGSYGYIAPEYAFTMKVTEKCDIYSFGVVLLELVTGQCAIQPLEKGGDLVNLVRRTMNSMTPNSQVFDSRLDLNSKRVVEEMTLVMKIALFCTSESPLDRPSMREVISMLIDARASSCDSFSSPASESPIKDDSSFRL from the exons ATGGCGACCGTGGCGCACTTCTTGCTCAAGATTTTTCTATTTGCCGTCTTGAGCTCGGCTGTGGCAGCGGCGGAGCAAAAGGAgaccgaggcggcggcgctgcgggaGTTCAAGCGCGCGCTGGTGGACGTCGACGGGCGCCTTTCGAGCTGGGACGACGCGGCGAGCCCGTGCGGGTGGGCCGGCATTGCCTGCTCCTTGGCACGTGAGGTGACCGGCGTCACGCTCCACGGGCTCGGCCTCGGCCTCGGTGGAGCGCTCTCCCCCGCCGTCTGCGCGCTCCCGCGGCTCGCCGTGCTCAACGTGTCCAAGAACGCGCTGTCCGGCCCCGTCCCCGCAGGGCTCGCCGCGTGCCGCGCGCTGGAGGTGCTCGACCTCAGCACCAACTCCCTCCACGGCGCCATCCCGCCAGAGCTCTGCGCGCTCCCGTCCCTCCGCCGGCTCTTCCTCAGCGAGAACCTGCTCACCGGCGAGATCCCCGCCGACATCGGCAACCTCACCGCCCTGGAGGAGCTCGTCATCTACACCAACAACCTCACCGGCGGGATCCCGGCATCCGTCCGCACGCTGCAGCGTCTCCGTGTGGTCCGTGCGGGTCTCAACGACCTTTCCGGCCCGATCCCGGTCGAGATTAGCGAGTGCGGCAACCTGGAGGTGCTCGGGCTCGCGCAGAACAGCCTCGCCGGGACGCTGCCCCGCGAGCTCTCCCGGCTCAAGAACCTCAGCACGTTGATCCTGTGGCAGAACGCCTTGACCGGCGAGATCCCACCGGAGCTGGGGAACTGCACGAACCTGGAGATGCTGGCGTTGAACGACAACGCCTTCACCGGCGGCGTGCCGAGGGAGCTCGGGGCGCTGCCCATGCTCGTAAAGCTCTACATTTACCGGAACCACCTGGACGGCGCCATCCCAAAGGAGCTCGGGAACCTGCAGAGCGCCGTGGAAATTGACCTGTCAGAGAACAAGCTGACAGGAGCCATCCCGAGCGAGCTCGGCAAGATACAGACCCTACGGCTGCTCCACCTCTTCGAGAACCGCCTGCAAGGCAGCATCCCGCGGGAGCTCGGGAAGCTGGGTGTCATAAGGAGAATAGACCTGTCCATCAACAACCTCACCGGCGCAATTCCGATGGAGTTTCAGAACCTGCCCTGCTTGGAGTACCTGCAGCTGTTCGACAACCAGATCCATGGTGCCATCCCTCCTTTGCTGGGGGCGAGGAGCACACTGTCGGTGCTGGATTTGTCGGACAACCGGCTGACGGGCAGCATCCCGCCTCACCTGTGCAGGCACCAGAAACTCATCTTCTTGAGCCTGGGGTCAAACCGTCTCATCGGTAACATCCCTCCCGGAGTGAAGGCTTGCAAGACCCTGACCCAGCTCCGGCTGGGGGGTAACATGCTGACGGGGAGCCTGCCCGTGGAGCTGTCGGCGATGCAGAACCTGTCGGCGCTTGAGATGAACCAGAACCGCTTCTCCGGCCCGATACCGCCCGAGGTCGGCAAGTTCAGGAGCATAGAGAGGCTGATTCTGTCGGGGAATTACTTCGTGGGGCAGGTCCCCGCTGGCATTGGCAACCTCACGGAACTTGTCGCCTTCAATATATCATCCAACCAGCTCACCGGACCGATTCCTCGGGAGTTGGCAAGGTGCACAAAGCTACAGAGGCTTGATCTCAGCAGAAACTCCTTCACCGGCCTCATTCCTCGGGAGCTCGGCACACTGGTGAACCTGGAGCAGCTCAAGCTATCCGACAACAGTCTGAATGGCACCATTCCTGCAAGTTTCGGAGGCCTTTCCCGGCTCACGGAGCTGCAGATGGGAGGCAACCGTCTGTCTGGTCCTGTGCCAGTTGAGCTTGGCAAACTCAATGCCCTCCAGATTGCTCTAAACCTCAGCTACAACATGCTATCCGGTGAGATCCCAACTCAGCTAGGGAACTTGCGGATGCTGGAATACCTCTTCTTGAACAACAATGAGCTTCAAGGAGAGGTTCCTTCCTCCTTCACTGAACTCTCAAGCCTCATGGAGTGCAACCTTTCCTACAATAATCTTGTTGGGTCGCTTCCCAGCACCCTGTTGTTCCAGCACCTGGACAGCAGCAACTTCCTTGGGAATAATGGCCTCTGTGGCATCAAAGGAAAAGCTTGTCCAGCAAATTCAGTCTACGCAAGCAGTGAAGCAGCATCGCGCAACAAGCGGTTTCTTAGAGAGAAGATCATCAGCGTTGCCTCCATCGTCGTCATATTGGTTTCATTGCTGCTGATTGCACTCGTCTGCTGGCTCTTAAAATCCAACATGCCCAAGCTTGTATCAACTGAAGAGCGCAAGACTGGGTTTTCTGGTCCTCACTACTTTCTTAAGGAGCGGATAACCTATCAGGAGCTTTTGAAAGCCACCGGGAGCTTCTCGGAGAGTGCTGTGATTGGAAGGGGTGCTTCTGGCACAGTCTACAAGGCTGTCATGCCTGATGGTCGACGAGTTGCAGTGAAAAAGCTCAGATGTCAAGGAGAAGGTTCCAGTGTCGACAGAAGCTTCCGAGCCGAGATAACCACCCTTGGAAATGTCAGGCACCGCAACATTGTCAAGCTCTATGGTTTCTGCTCCAACCAGGACTCCAATCTTATACTGTATGAGTACATGGAAAATGGTAGCCTTGGAGAGTTGCTTCATGGCACCAAGGACGCATACCTCCTGGACTGGGACACACGGTACCGGATCGCCTTCGGGGCTGCTGAAGGCCTACGCTACCTTCACAGCGATTGCAAGCCAAAGGTGATTCACCGTGACATTAAGTCCAATAACATACTGCTCGATGAGATGATGGAGGCTCATGTGGGAGACTTTGGTTTGGCAAAAATCATCGACATTTCCAACAGCAGGACAATGTCCGCTGTAGCCGGTTCATACGGTTACATTGCCCCAG AGTATGCTTTCACCATGAAGGTGACTGAAAAGTGTGATATTTATAGTTTCGGGGTGGTTTTGTTGGAACTAGTGACTGGGCAATGTGCAATTCAGCCTCTTGAGAAAGGAGGAGATCTTGTCAATTTggtgaggcggacaatgaacagcATGACACCAAATTCTCAAGTTTTTGACAGCAGACTCGATCTGAACTCAAAGAGGGTTGTGGAAGAAATGACTCTGGTGATGAAGATTGCATTGTTCTGCACTAGTGAATCGCCATTGGATAGGCCTAGCATGCGAGAAGTGATATCAATGTTGATTGATGCTAGGGCCTCTTCTTGTGATTCGTTCTCATCTCCAGCATCAGAATCACCTATTAAAGATGATTCTTCCTTTAGGCTTTAG